One Nostoc punctiforme PCC 73102 DNA window includes the following coding sequences:
- a CDS encoding TniB family NTP-binding protein: MTEAQAIAKQLGGVKPDDEWLQAEIARLKGKSIVPLQQVKTLHDWLDGKRKARQSCRVVGESRTGKTVACDAYRYRQKPQQEVGRPPIVPVVYIQPPQKCGSKDLFKEMIEYLKFRATKGTVSDFRGRAMEVLKGCGVEMLIIDEADRLKPETFAEVRDIYDKLGIAVVLVGTDRLEAVIKRDEQVYNRFRACHRFGKLSGKDFQDTVQAWEDRVLKLPVSSNLTSKDMLRILTSATEGYIGRLDEILRETAIRSLSKGFKKIDKAVLQEVAKEYK; the protein is encoded by the coding sequence ATGACAGAAGCTCAAGCGATCGCCAAGCAGTTGGGTGGGGTAAAACCAGATGATGAGTGGTTGCAAGCTGAAATTGCTCGTCTCAAGGGTAAGAGTATTGTGCCTTTACAGCAGGTAAAAACTCTCCATGATTGGTTGGATGGCAAGCGTAAAGCACGGCAATCTTGTCGAGTCGTTGGGGAATCACGGACTGGCAAGACGGTTGCCTGTGATGCCTATAGGTACAGGCAAAAGCCACAGCAAGAAGTTGGGCGACCCCCGATTGTGCCTGTAGTTTATATTCAGCCTCCGCAAAAATGCGGCTCTAAGGATTTATTCAAGGAGATGATTGAGTATCTTAAGTTTCGAGCAACAAAGGGAACTGTTTCTGATTTTCGTGGGAGGGCGATGGAGGTACTCAAGGGGTGTGGGGTAGAAATGCTGATTATTGATGAAGCTGATCGCCTCAAACCTGAGACGTTTGCTGAGGTGCGAGATATTTATGACAAGTTAGGAATTGCTGTGGTATTGGTGGGAACAGACCGCTTGGAGGCAGTAATCAAGCGAGATGAACAAGTCTATAACCGCTTTCGGGCTTGTCATCGCTTCGGCAAGTTATCGGGGAAAGATTTTCAAGATACTGTGCAAGCCTGGGAAGATAGAGTTTTGAAACTGCCTGTTTCTTCTAATTTAACTAGCAAGGATATGCTGCGGATTCTCACATCAGCAACTGAAGGTTACATTGGCCGCCTGGATGAGATTCTCAGGGAAACAGCGATTCGTTCTTTATCTAAGGGATTTAAGAAGATTGATAAGGCTGTTTTACAGGAAGTGGCGAAAGAGTACAAGTGA
- a CDS encoding Mu transposase C-terminal domain-containing protein, translating to MNSQQNPDLAVHPSAIPIEGLLGESDITLEKNVIATQLSEEAQLKLEVIQSLLEPCDRTTYGQKLREAAEKLGVSLRTVQRLVKNWEHDGLVGLTQTGRADKGKHRIGEFWEKFITKTYNEGNKGSKRMTPKQVALRVEAKARELKDSKPPNYKTVLRVLAPILEKQEKAKSIRSPGWRGTTLSVKTREGKDLSVDYSNHVWQCDHTRVDVLLVDQHGELLSRPWLTTVIDTYSRCIMGINLGFDAPSSGVVALALRHAILPKQYGFEYKLHCEWGTYGKPEHFYTDGGKDFRSNHLSQIGAQLGFVCHLRDRPSEGGVVERPFKTLNDQLFSTLPGYTGSNVQERPKDAEKDARLTLRELEQLLIRYIVDRYNQSIDARMGDQTRFERWEAGLPTVPVPIPERDLDICLMKQSRRTVQRGGCLQFQNLMYRGEYLAGYAGETVNLRFDPRDITTILVYRQENNQEVFLTRAHAQGLETEQLALDEAEAASRRLRNAGKTISNQSLLQEVVDRDALVATKKSRKERQKLEQAVLRSAGVDESKTESLSSQVVEPDEVESTETVHSQYEDMEVWDYEQLREEYGF from the coding sequence ATGAACAGTCAGCAAAATCCTGATTTAGCTGTTCATCCCTCGGCAATTCCTATAGAAGGCTTACTAGGAGAAAGCGATATAACTCTTGAGAAGAATGTAATTGCCACACAACTCTCAGAGGAAGCCCAACTCAAGCTAGAGGTAATCCAAAGTTTACTAGAACCCTGCGATCGCACAACCTATGGACAAAAGTTGCGGGAAGCAGCAGAGAAACTAGGTGTATCGTTACGAACGGTACAAAGGTTGGTGAAAAACTGGGAACACGATGGCTTAGTCGGACTCACTCAAACAGGTAGGGCTGATAAAGGAAAACATCGCATTGGTGAGTTTTGGGAAAAATTCATTACCAAAACCTACAACGAGGGTAACAAGGGTAGTAAACGTATGACCCCTAAACAAGTTGCTCTCAGAGTCGAGGCTAAAGCCCGTGAGTTAAAGGACTCTAAGCCACCCAATTACAAAACCGTGTTACGGGTATTAGCGCCCATATTAGAAAAGCAAGAAAAAGCCAAGAGTATTCGTAGCCCTGGATGGAGAGGAACTACGCTTTCAGTTAAAACCCGTGAAGGGAAAGATTTATCAGTTGATTACAGTAACCATGTTTGGCAATGTGACCATACCCGCGTAGATGTGTTGCTCGTGGATCAACATGGTGAATTACTAAGTCGTCCCTGGCTAACAACAGTAATTGATACTTACTCTCGTTGCATTATGGGTATCAACTTGGGCTTTGATGCACCTAGTTCTGGGGTAGTAGCATTAGCGTTACGCCATGCAATTCTACCCAAACAGTACGGTTTCGAGTACAAACTGCATTGTGAGTGGGGAACCTATGGTAAGCCAGAACATTTTTATACTGATGGCGGTAAAGACTTTCGCTCTAACCACTTGAGTCAGATTGGAGCGCAATTAGGATTTGTCTGCCATTTACGCGATCGCCCTTCTGAAGGTGGAGTAGTAGAACGTCCTTTCAAAACATTGAATGACCAACTATTTTCAACGCTTCCTGGGTACACCGGATCTAATGTGCAGGAACGCCCAAAAGATGCGGAAAAAGACGCAAGGCTCACTCTAAGGGAACTAGAACAGCTACTTATACGCTATATCGTTGACCGTTACAACCAAAGTATTGATGCTCGGATGGGCGATCAAACTCGCTTTGAGCGTTGGGAAGCAGGATTGCCCACAGTACCAGTACCAATACCAGAACGAGATTTGGATATCTGTTTAATGAAGCAGTCACGGCGTACTGTACAAAGAGGTGGTTGCTTGCAGTTCCAGAATTTGATGTATCGAGGAGAATATCTGGCAGGTTATGCAGGGGAAACTGTCAACTTAAGATTTGACCCCAGAGACATTACAACAATTTTGGTTTATCGCCAGGAAAACAATCAGGAAGTATTTCTCACCCGCGCTCACGCTCAAGGTTTGGAGACAGAGCAACTGGCATTAGATGAGGCTGAGGCAGCAAGTCGCAGACTCCGTAACGCAGGCAAAACTATCAGTAACCAATCATTATTGCAAGAAGTTGTTGACCGCGATGCTCTTGTCGCAACCAAGAAAAGCCGTAAGGAGCGTCAAAAATTGGAACAGGCGGTTTTGCGATCTGCTGGGGTTGACGAAAGTAAAACTGAATCCTTGTCTTCCCAAGTAGTTGAACCAGATGAAGTGGAATCTACAGAAACGGTTCACTCCCAATACGAAGACATGGAAGTGTGGGACTATGAACAACTTCGTGAAGAATACGGGTTTTAA
- a CDS encoding IS110 family transposase, protein MENIAQWVGIDVSKATLDVYIRPLGKAMIVANTESEISNLVKLLLSYSLNLIVLEATGGLETELVIQLQAALLPVALINPRQGRDFAKATGKLAKTDAIDAQILAHFGEAMKPQVLAIQSETARQLSELISRRRQLVEMQTAEKNRRSLTRGQALADIEAHIEYLEEHLKQLNQKIAELTQNNLQWIDKVNLLKSTPGIGQVISTTLVSDLPELGQLTAKQISRLVGVAPINHDSGQHKGKRMINGGRAHVRATLYMGAVVAMVHNPVIKAFYERLIERGKSKKLALTACVHKMLVILNAMVRDNLPWRVTENLQPIANA, encoded by the coding sequence ATGGAAAATATTGCTCAATGGGTAGGTATTGATGTGAGTAAAGCCACATTAGATGTTTATATCCGTCCTCTGGGTAAAGCTATGATTGTGGCAAATACAGAATCAGAAATATCAAATCTAGTGAAGCTACTCTTGTCCTATAGTTTAAATCTGATTGTACTAGAAGCAACCGGAGGATTAGAAACTGAACTAGTAATCCAATTGCAAGCTGCACTTTTACCAGTAGCATTAATTAATCCCCGTCAAGGACGAGATTTTGCTAAAGCTACGGGTAAGCTGGCCAAAACTGATGCTATTGATGCACAAATATTGGCACATTTTGGCGAAGCGATGAAACCCCAAGTTTTAGCCATTCAATCCGAAACGGCGCGTCAATTATCGGAATTAATTAGTCGCAGACGACAATTAGTGGAGATGCAGACAGCCGAAAAGAATCGCCGCTCACTCACTCGTGGCCAAGCCTTGGCAGATATTGAGGCTCATATTGAATACCTGGAAGAACACCTCAAACAACTCAATCAAAAAATTGCCGAATTGACGCAAAACAATCTTCAATGGATTGATAAAGTTAATTTACTTAAAAGTACTCCTGGTATTGGTCAAGTAATTTCGACAACTCTGGTTTCGGATTTACCAGAACTGGGTCAACTCACTGCCAAACAAATTTCTCGCTTAGTTGGTGTTGCACCAATTAATCATGATAGTGGTCAACACAAAGGTAAGCGCATGATTAATGGCGGTCGCGCTCATGTTCGTGCCACTCTTTATATGGGTGCTGTTGTTGCTATGGTTCATAATCCGGTTATCAAGGCCTTTTATGAGCGCCTTATCGAACGTGGTAAATCGAAAAAATTAGCTCTCACTGCTTGCGTTCATAAAATGTTAGTTATTCTAAATGCAATGGTTCGAGATAATTTGCCTTGGCGTGTAACTGAAAACTTACAACCCATTGCCAACGCTTAA